Genomic DNA from Phycisphaerae bacterium:
CGCCGCGCACCACCTGGGTGCGGCGGATCAGCAGCCAGACGATGCGGCTGTCATCGGGGAACGCGCCGCCGTGCTGGCACGCGTCGAGCACGGCCTTCAGCAAATTGTCGATATCGCGGCGCCGGCGATCGGGCGGAAACACCTCGACCGTGACGGCCAGTCGGCCGAGCGCCGGGGACAGGCGGCGGGCCGCGAGAATGCGGCCCACCTCCACCCGAAACGCGCGCCCGGCGCGGCTGATCAGCGTCCGCGACCCCACACGCCGGTAGTAGTGATTCACCGACGGCGGCCACGGCAGCTCGATCTTCGTCGGCGCTACCGCTGCCATGGCGCCTTCCCGTTCGCGGCGCCGGC
This window encodes:
- a CDS encoding RusA family crossover junction endodeoxyribonuclease is translated as MAAVAPTKIELPWPPSVNHYYRRVGSRTLISRAGRAFRVEVGRILAARRLSPALGRLAVTVEVFPPDRRRRDIDNLLKAVLDACQHGGAFPDDSRIVWLLIRRTQVVRGGRVVVTIRDLAAGQQPPDDAAIWSPSLN